In Fibrobacter sp. UWEL, the following proteins share a genomic window:
- the hisG gene encoding ATP phosphoribosyltransferase: MIKVALPNKGMLFEPTQELLKACGYKASKPYKTLTQIDTKNGIEFFFLRPSDIPMYVGRGIIDAGITGIDFNAEAKSPAVKVLDLPFGASKMCAAVPNESPIQSLEELKNSTIATSFPNIVEAYYKKPMNFVVLEGAVEISVSLGVADAIVDVVETGTTLKQAGLRIIGEPLFRSNAALYCNPQKTDLEEVNTLIRRIQGKLVAQSYMMIEYDCPAEVLDKAVALTPGLDAPTVAKLHGRDWYSVKAMVPQEDANAIMDKLWDAGARSILLFGIKSARI, from the coding sequence ATGATTAAGGTAGCTCTCCCGAATAAGGGCATGCTCTTTGAACCCACCCAGGAACTTCTGAAGGCCTGCGGTTACAAGGCATCCAAGCCCTACAAGACTTTGACTCAGATCGACACCAAGAACGGTATCGAATTCTTCTTCCTGCGCCCCAGCGACATTCCTATGTACGTTGGCCGCGGCATCATCGACGCTGGCATTACCGGCATCGACTTCAACGCCGAAGCAAAGAGCCCGGCAGTGAAGGTTCTGGACCTGCCCTTTGGCGCCTCCAAGATGTGTGCCGCAGTTCCTAACGAAAGCCCCATCCAGTCTCTGGAAGAACTGAAGAACTCCACCATCGCCACCTCCTTCCCCAACATCGTGGAAGCTTACTACAAGAAGCCCATGAACTTTGTGGTTCTGGAAGGTGCCGTGGAAATCTCCGTTAGCCTGGGCGTTGCCGACGCTATCGTAGACGTTGTGGAAACCGGTACTACTCTGAAGCAGGCAGGCCTCCGCATTATCGGCGAACCGCTGTTCCGCTCCAATGCAGCCCTTTACTGCAACCCCCAGAAGACCGATCTTGAAGAAGTCAACACTCTGATTCGCCGAATCCAGGGTAAGCTGGTTGCCCAGTCCTACATGATGATCGAATACGACTGCCCCGCCGAAGTGCTGGACAAGGCCGTAGCCCTCACCCCGGGTCTGGACGCTCCTACCGTCGCCAAGCTCCACGGTCGCGACTGGTACTCCGTAAAGGCCATGGTGCCCCAGGAAGATGCCAACGCCATCATGGATAAGCTGTGGGACGCAGGTGCACGCAGCATCCTGCTCTTCGGTATCAAGTCCGCTCGCATTTAA
- a CDS encoding EAL and HDOD domain-containing protein, producing MESLAYLARQPILDRDGKIFAYELLFRDSPTSDTAIIASDVLATAQVLENVLNNIGIQRLIGNNKAFVNCSRNMLLDNLFGLLNPKCFVLEVLEDVDVDEAVVKAIQRYKALGFEIALDDFIFNEDFIQRFKPLFPYVSYVKMDVVDNSLEDMTKAAGFFKVLDIKLLAEKVEDEATFKRCQDAGYDYFQGFFFAKPELVTGRKIDATSAAILQLILLLRSRPSLEDLCDNLNKNQDIATNLLRFVNSNTDTKHSKIETVKDAIVWVGMRNIQEWLMLMLYARPELGMTPQASPLFQNASHRAKFLETLAREMDPENDDFCAKAFMVGLLSRMDALVRAPLETILPDAPTDDEMQEALLNRTGRLGQLLQLADAVELDDSQAIQSIVTELSISAIQLKYSITESYSWAEN from the coding sequence ATGGAATCACTCGCTTATTTAGCCCGCCAACCCATCCTTGATCGGGACGGGAAGATTTTCGCCTATGAATTGCTGTTCAGAGATTCTCCGACCAGCGATACGGCGATTATTGCCAGCGACGTCCTAGCAACAGCCCAGGTGCTGGAAAACGTACTGAACAACATCGGTATCCAGCGTCTCATTGGCAACAACAAGGCGTTTGTCAACTGCAGCCGCAACATGCTGCTGGACAATTTGTTCGGACTCCTGAACCCCAAGTGCTTTGTGCTGGAAGTTCTGGAAGACGTGGATGTGGACGAAGCCGTTGTGAAGGCCATTCAGAGATACAAGGCCCTGGGTTTTGAAATCGCCCTGGACGACTTCATCTTTAACGAAGACTTTATACAGCGATTCAAGCCTCTGTTCCCTTACGTCAGCTATGTGAAAATGGACGTGGTGGACAACAGCCTGGAAGACATGACCAAGGCCGCAGGATTCTTTAAGGTCCTGGACATCAAACTTCTGGCAGAAAAGGTGGAAGACGAAGCTACCTTCAAGCGCTGTCAGGATGCAGGCTACGATTACTTCCAGGGGTTCTTCTTCGCCAAGCCGGAACTGGTCACTGGCCGCAAGATCGACGCAACCTCCGCAGCAATCCTCCAGTTGATTCTGCTGTTGCGCTCCCGCCCTTCTCTGGAAGACCTGTGCGACAACCTGAACAAGAATCAGGACATCGCCACCAACCTGCTGCGTTTCGTCAACTCCAACACGGATACCAAGCACAGTAAAATTGAAACCGTAAAGGACGCCATCGTCTGGGTGGGCATGAGGAACATTCAGGAATGGTTGATGCTCATGCTGTACGCACGTCCCGAGCTGGGCATGACCCCTCAGGCATCGCCCCTATTCCAGAACGCCAGCCATCGAGCCAAGTTCCTGGAAACCCTGGCCCGGGAGATGGATCCGGAAAACGACGACTTCTGCGCCAAGGCATTTATGGTGGGTCTGCTCAGCCGTATGGACGCGTTGGTCCGTGCCCCGCTGGAAACCATCCTTCCCGACGCACCTACCGACGATGAAATGCAGGAAGCCCTGCTGAACCGCACCGGACGTCTGGGACAGCTCCTCCAGCTGGCAGACGCCGTGGAACTGGATGACAGCCAGGCAATCCAGTCCATCGTTACGGAGCTGAGCATTTCCGCTATTCAATTGAAGTACAGCATTACCGAATCCTACAGCTGGGCCGAGAACTAA
- the recR gene encoding recombination mediator RecR: MNAEPQSLVTLIGEFASLPGIGQKTARRLAYHILSKRKDDVERFADNLISAVTKVHHCPNCFAFTDEEICETCKGRTGAKSICVVEKSSDIIPFERSGVHKGLYFVLGGVISPLDGIGPEQLHLPLLVKRIQDEGIEELVLALGSSPEADSTALMIDRMLQNTSVKRTRLARGIPMGSELEFVDEVTMLRAFEGRVSL, from the coding sequence ATGAACGCAGAACCGCAGAGCCTCGTCACCCTTATTGGGGAATTTGCAAGCCTTCCTGGCATCGGGCAGAAAACCGCCCGACGTCTGGCTTACCATATTTTATCCAAGCGCAAGGATGACGTGGAACGTTTTGCGGACAACCTAATTAGCGCCGTCACCAAGGTCCATCATTGCCCCAACTGCTTTGCTTTTACAGATGAAGAAATCTGTGAGACCTGCAAGGGACGAACTGGAGCAAAGTCCATCTGCGTCGTCGAGAAGAGTTCCGACATTATCCCCTTTGAACGCTCTGGCGTCCATAAGGGGCTGTACTTTGTATTGGGCGGTGTCATCTCCCCGCTGGACGGCATCGGTCCGGAGCAGCTCCACCTTCCCCTCCTGGTAAAGCGCATTCAGGACGAAGGCATCGAGGAACTGGTACTCGCCTTAGGTTCCAGTCCGGAAGCGGACAGTACCGCACTCATGATTGACCGCATGCTCCAGAATACCAGCGTAAAGCGTACCCGCCTGGCCCGCGGTATTCCCATGGGCAGCGAACTTGAATTTGTTGATGAAGTCACCATGCTACGAGCTTTCGAAGGGAGAGTATCCTTATGA
- the yihA gene encoding ribosome biogenesis GTP-binding protein YihA/YsxC: MTEIAKPAKTLHPMAPKLKGKKARPPKVQTAQAVVQIGNFKITSAEFVKAATSLKGLPEERLPQVAFLGRSNVGKSSLMNALMGRKNLVKVSSTPGKTREINFFGVNKKFYLVDLPGVGYAKVSNNKRDEMSDFIREYVEKCQDLKGLIYLVDIRHGGHAIDIETVESIRESGCPVLIIASKLDKVNKTELAQGMKKIRENFDLDADPLCVSSLKKIGLDYLWEDILEALK; the protein is encoded by the coding sequence ATGACAGAAATTGCCAAGCCCGCCAAGACGCTACATCCCATGGCCCCCAAGCTGAAGGGTAAAAAAGCTAGACCGCCTAAAGTGCAGACTGCCCAAGCTGTAGTCCAAATCGGCAACTTCAAGATTACCTCCGCCGAATTCGTAAAGGCAGCCACCAGCTTGAAGGGACTTCCCGAGGAACGCCTCCCCCAGGTAGCATTCCTGGGTCGCTCTAACGTGGGCAAGTCTTCCCTCATGAATGCTCTCATGGGCCGCAAGAACCTGGTGAAAGTCAGTTCCACTCCGGGTAAGACCCGCGAAATCAACTTCTTCGGTGTCAACAAGAAATTCTATCTGGTGGACCTTCCGGGCGTAGGTTACGCCAAGGTCAGCAACAACAAGCGCGACGAAATGTCCGACTTCATCCGCGAATACGTGGAGAAGTGCCAGGACCTGAAGGGTCTAATCTATCTGGTAGATATCCGCCACGGCGGTCACGCCATTGACATCGAGACCGTCGAAAGCATTCGCGAATCCGGATGTCCCGTTTTGATCATCGCCAGCAAGCTGGATAAGGTGAACAAGACCGAACTGGCCCAGGGAATGAAGAAAATCCGCGAAAATTTCGATTTGGATGCCGACCCGCTCTGCGTCAGCTCCCTCAAAAAAATTGGACTTGACTATCTTTGGGAAGACATCCTAGAAGCACTTAAGTAA
- a CDS encoding ABC transporter permease produces MLTQQTKKRFKLSLPGRIFHGLGMFILRRPLGQQFTLFCRAISSIFSKNRNFKTDARNVIAQTFFTGVEIFPVLFVVATLFGTAVIIEVMTMMGKMGFSDIIGDMLVIVIIRELGPILTAFLIAGRSGSSLTTYIGSMVINSEVDALATMGVNPIRFLVMPGLIGGCIAMVFMNIIFSSTALGVGFLATKGAILLTGNALNLQLTWSYMTTEIIKAISISDFIFIILKPIVFGAIVTTNACYQALNIPRDVRQVPKATSRSVIKSFLYIVCADVILSIFYFVDYMNNINNLI; encoded by the coding sequence ATGCTGACGCAACAGACCAAAAAACGTTTCAAGCTTAGCCTGCCGGGAAGAATCTTCCACGGTCTTGGCATGTTTATCCTGAGACGCCCCCTTGGTCAGCAGTTTACACTGTTTTGCCGTGCAATCTCTAGCATTTTTTCCAAGAATCGAAACTTCAAGACCGATGCAAGAAACGTCATCGCCCAGACCTTCTTTACGGGTGTGGAAATTTTTCCCGTGCTGTTTGTGGTGGCCACCTTGTTTGGAACCGCGGTCATTATTGAAGTCATGACCATGATGGGCAAGATGGGCTTTTCCGATATTATCGGTGACATGCTGGTCATCGTGATCATTCGTGAACTTGGCCCCATTCTTACCGCGTTCTTAATTGCGGGTCGAAGCGGGTCCTCCCTGACCACATATATTGGAAGTATGGTGATCAACTCCGAGGTGGACGCCCTGGCCACCATGGGCGTGAACCCCATCCGCTTTCTCGTGATGCCGGGTCTGATTGGCGGTTGTATCGCCATGGTGTTCATGAACATCATTTTCAGTTCTACCGCACTTGGAGTCGGATTCCTGGCAACAAAGGGAGCCATTCTCTTGACAGGTAACGCACTGAACTTGCAGTTGACCTGGAGCTACATGACTACGGAAATCATCAAGGCGATTTCCATCAGTGATTTTATTTTCATCATCTTGAAGCCCATTGTATTCGGTGCAATTGTCACCACCAACGCCTGCTACCAGGCACTGAACATTCCCCGTGACGTGAGACAGGTTCCTAAGGCAACCTCCCGTTCCGTGATTAAGTCTTTCCTCTACATTGTGTGCGCTGACGTGATTCTCTCCATCTTCTATTTTGTCGACTACATGAACAACATTAACAACCTCATCTAA
- a CDS encoding ABC transporter ATP-binding protein — protein sequence MFDEALRLEDIHLAYKDLAGTFFSKPRALEFFSKDENDPQNELIVGANLTVTKGETLCIGGGSGQGKSALLRIIAGLVRPSRGNIYYFGEYIPPERLTALEVAKRQVGLVFQNGALISNLKVRDNIALPLRYHRMGSPEEIDEKINMAMDLMRVRDEADLFPHQLSVGMQKRVAIARSWAMDPKLLLMDEPTAGLDNYNRRNLLPLIDNMRTLFKTTIIIVTHDLLMAKELNCNICFLHRKVLTAPESFDYWVESDSEISRELFREMRTQQSSALH from the coding sequence ATGTTTGACGAAGCACTAAGACTGGAAGATATTCACCTGGCATACAAGGACCTAGCGGGCACGTTCTTTTCGAAACCCCGCGCCTTAGAATTTTTCAGCAAGGATGAAAACGACCCTCAGAATGAGCTGATCGTAGGGGCAAACCTTACGGTGACAAAGGGCGAGACCTTGTGTATTGGCGGTGGTTCTGGCCAGGGTAAGAGCGCCCTCCTGAGAATTATCGCAGGTCTGGTAAGACCCTCCAGAGGAAACATCTATTATTTCGGTGAATACATCCCCCCGGAACGATTAACCGCTTTGGAAGTGGCGAAACGCCAGGTGGGTCTAGTGTTCCAGAACGGAGCCTTGATTTCCAACCTGAAGGTTCGAGACAATATTGCTTTGCCCCTCCGTTACCACCGCATGGGTTCCCCCGAGGAAATCGACGAAAAAATTAACATGGCCATGGACTTGATGCGAGTCCGTGACGAAGCGGATTTGTTCCCTCACCAGCTTTCTGTAGGTATGCAGAAGCGTGTGGCCATCGCCCGCTCCTGGGCAATGGACCCGAAGTTGCTGCTGATGGACGAACCAACCGCAGGTCTGGACAACTACAACCGACGCAACCTGCTACCGCTGATTGACAACATGCGTACTCTGTTCAAAACCACCATCATCATCGTGACCCACGACCTTTTGATGGCCAAGGAACTGAACTGCAATATCTGCTTCCTCCATCGAAAAGTCTTGACCGCACCCGAAAGCTTTGACTACTGGGTTGAATCCGATAGTGAAATTTCTAGAGAATTGTTCCGCGAAATGCGCACCCAGCAATCCTCCGCCCTCCATTAA
- the pyrC gene encoding dihydroorotase has protein sequence MFLPLPDDFHAHLRQGDLMPGYVRDLVGQFGRAIIMPNTVPAMTSAVSIAQYKKEILDAAAAVRPDFKPLMTFKLNPNYTEQDLKDMMAEGVVAGKYYPAGVTTNSADGISDFEAVFPVVAMMEKLGLVLCVHGEEPGEFCLDREPAFIKRVEILAEKFPKLKIVFEHLSSAKAVEAVKRLPANVAATFTVHHLMMTLDDVIGDALRPHHFCKPLPKRPEDRAAIREAAFSGNPKFFLGTDSAPHQQGKKECPCGAAGVYSAPVAIPLLVQEFENANALDKLPNFIAGFGADFYGLPRTTQQIEVVKESWIVPEIVNGVVPLAAGQKLNWKIK, from the coding sequence ATGTTCTTACCTTTACCAGACGATTTCCATGCACATCTTCGTCAGGGCGACCTGATGCCCGGTTACGTTCGTGATCTGGTGGGCCAGTTTGGCCGCGCCATCATCATGCCCAACACAGTTCCTGCAATGACATCCGCAGTATCTATCGCCCAGTATAAGAAGGAAATTCTGGATGCCGCCGCTGCAGTCCGTCCGGACTTCAAGCCTCTCATGACCTTCAAGCTGAATCCCAACTACACAGAACAGGACCTGAAGGATATGATGGCAGAAGGCGTGGTCGCCGGCAAGTACTATCCCGCAGGCGTCACCACCAACAGCGCCGATGGCATTAGCGATTTTGAAGCCGTATTCCCGGTTGTCGCCATGATGGAAAAGCTTGGTCTCGTATTGTGCGTTCACGGCGAAGAACCGGGCGAATTCTGCCTGGATCGTGAACCCGCCTTCATCAAGCGCGTGGAAATTCTGGCAGAAAAGTTCCCCAAGCTGAAGATTGTCTTCGAGCATCTTTCCAGCGCAAAGGCAGTGGAGGCAGTGAAGCGCCTTCCCGCCAATGTGGCAGCCACCTTTACCGTTCATCACCTGATGATGACGCTGGATGACGTCATTGGAGACGCCCTCAGGCCTCATCATTTCTGCAAGCCCCTGCCAAAGAGGCCTGAAGACCGTGCCGCCATTCGAGAAGCCGCCTTCAGCGGCAATCCCAAGTTCTTCCTGGGCACGGACTCTGCCCCGCACCAGCAGGGTAAAAAGGAATGTCCTTGCGGGGCAGCTGGCGTCTACAGCGCCCCCGTAGCAATCCCGCTCCTGGTTCAGGAATTCGAAAACGCAAACGCCCTGGATAAGCTCCCCAACTTCATCGCAGGTTTCGGCGCAGACTTCTACGGTCTGCCCCGCACCACCCAGCAGATTGAAGTAGTGAAGGAATCCTGGATCGTTCCCGAAATCGTCAACGGAGTCGTCCCCCTAGCAGCCGGCCAGAAGCTGAACTGGAAAATTAAGTAA
- a CDS encoding 1-acyl-sn-glycerol-3-phosphate acyltransferase, with protein sequence MRFLLAILYYVLVFGGMCVIGIPYLIYKGFIRRQWSDITKICVFYLPKVHRLFGIDIAVEGAENIPEKKGFVMVANHTSFMDISVLWLAVSPTIFIAKAALWKAPVFGTMLSAIGCIPVHTNPRKNAGMGKMVNSRLEKGYNMSVFPEGHRSVDGHLLKFQNGIFRMAKEYHFPILPITLIDVNKILPKVKWAIYPGQIKVVIHPLIKPEDYADKPMAELRDEVQDLIESALPYKQAACASDAQKEA encoded by the coding sequence ATGCGTTTTTTACTTGCAATTCTTTATTACGTCCTCGTTTTCGGGGGTATGTGCGTCATCGGGATCCCTTATCTCATCTATAAGGGTTTTATCCGCAGACAATGGAGTGACATCACCAAGATTTGCGTTTTCTATCTGCCAAAGGTTCATCGCCTGTTCGGCATCGACATCGCAGTGGAAGGGGCAGAAAACATTCCCGAAAAGAAGGGTTTTGTCATGGTGGCTAACCACACCAGCTTTATGGACATTAGCGTCCTGTGGCTAGCCGTCTCCCCCACGATTTTCATTGCCAAGGCGGCCCTCTGGAAGGCACCCGTGTTTGGCACAATGCTTAGCGCCATCGGATGCATTCCGGTCCACACCAACCCCCGTAAGAACGCAGGCATGGGCAAGATGGTCAACAGCCGTCTGGAAAAGGGTTACAACATGTCCGTTTTCCCCGAAGGACACCGCAGCGTAGACGGTCACCTGCTGAAATTCCAAAATGGTATATTCCGCATGGCGAAAGAGTACCATTTTCCCATTTTACCAATTACATTAATAGATGTAAATAAAATACTGCCAAAGGTCAAGTGGGCCATTTATCCGGGCCAGATCAAGGTGGTCATCCATCCCCTCATCAAGCCTGAGGATTATGCCGATAAACCCATGGCCGAATTGAGGGATGAAGTACAAGATTTGATTGAGTCCGCCCTGCCCTACAAGCAGGCGGCATGTGCAAGCGATGCACAAAAGGAGGCTTAA
- a CDS encoding ribonuclease R family protein translates to MAMQLPSEDQILAILHDEPMVGSRLRAALGLPKKQKVAFKQLLAEMVEQGLLKRTSNKEYQPGDGESLEEKREKRLKKMAEISDGDNRRPAARSRRQTTDDKSTRVRRGILHQVGEEDWIVTELETEKEFEMCHRKQAPGKEGETISFTLYPHPKRKHSYLAKVDHSAELESMTWQEITQKFQDDANLPKGFSKEIRDYVAGLKAPTAKDFKGRVDYRKTTILCIDPEGAMDHDDAISVERTEDGGYKLGVHIADVSYYVPEGSPLDYEAMERSYTQYLPWTAVPMIPDELSSDICSLHEDVDRCAHTCMIILDKDANVLSWDFHRSIVRITRSLTYQQAKALWEQGDKDMQDLAEVTAKLKKNRTKDGLLEFKSTEFGCHFDEKGEPIDIYPRTTDISNSWVEECMLIANNCCAKELKKRGLQGIYRIHEAPDTKDIMELYYMYPNLFQGSPVMLRELGKPRSGDTNLNPTAFKLYEHLIKKAGDDETLTNRILRSMQKAHYDSNSFGHFALNWQDYSHFTSPIRRYADLWCHRELARKGKEISAERKESVIEVCDLISANEIKNMKTERIAIKVCSSYILRNRIGDNFEATVNGIEEWGIYVSIADPIAEGLVRYRDIAGDDFYVFNADQGLAFGKRSGRTFRRGDKVMVQLLRVDPLRGQVDFSLIEKLSPEPKKQRRTRQDVDNDARNFNERMDRAEAAEALGYVSQPDDDDYEPAFTSVGNRGRRGRRGSDADAPSFERSGRDARGKSSRGGRGSRSRDEEPRSSRGGKVGMSAAARLKNKKRGRR, encoded by the coding sequence ATGGCTATGCAGTTACCTAGCGAAGATCAGATCCTCGCCATTCTCCACGACGAACCTATGGTAGGCAGCCGCCTGCGCGCCGCCCTGGGCTTGCCCAAGAAACAGAAAGTTGCATTTAAGCAGTTGCTTGCCGAAATGGTGGAGCAGGGTCTCCTGAAGCGCACCAGCAACAAGGAATACCAGCCCGGCGATGGCGAATCTCTGGAAGAGAAGCGTGAAAAGCGCCTGAAAAAGATGGCTGAAATCAGCGACGGGGACAACCGCCGTCCGGCAGCCCGTAGCCGCCGCCAGACCACCGACGACAAGAGCACCCGCGTCCGCCGCGGTATCCTCCATCAGGTAGGCGAAGAAGACTGGATCGTCACGGAACTGGAAACGGAAAAAGAATTCGAGATGTGCCACCGCAAGCAGGCTCCGGGCAAGGAAGGGGAAACCATCAGTTTCACCCTCTATCCCCATCCCAAACGCAAGCACAGCTATTTGGCAAAGGTGGATCATTCCGCAGAACTGGAATCCATGACCTGGCAGGAAATCACCCAGAAGTTCCAGGATGACGCCAACCTTCCCAAGGGATTCAGCAAGGAAATTCGCGACTACGTGGCCGGCCTGAAGGCTCCCACCGCCAAGGATTTCAAGGGCCGTGTGGACTACCGCAAGACCACCATTCTCTGCATTGACCCGGAAGGGGCTATGGACCACGACGACGCCATCTCTGTGGAACGTACGGAAGACGGCGGCTACAAGCTGGGCGTCCATATTGCAGACGTGAGCTACTACGTACCGGAAGGCAGCCCTCTGGATTACGAAGCTATGGAACGTAGCTACACCCAGTATCTGCCCTGGACTGCAGTGCCCATGATTCCCGATGAACTGTCCAGTGACATTTGCTCCCTCCACGAAGACGTGGATCGTTGTGCACACACCTGCATGATTATCCTGGACAAGGACGCCAACGTACTTAGCTGGGATTTCCATCGCAGCATCGTCCGCATTACCCGTTCCCTCACTTACCAGCAGGCAAAGGCCCTCTGGGAACAGGGCGACAAGGATATGCAGGACCTTGCAGAAGTGACGGCAAAGCTGAAAAAGAACCGCACCAAGGATGGCCTGCTGGAATTCAAGAGCACGGAATTTGGATGCCACTTCGACGAAAAGGGCGAGCCCATCGACATCTATCCCCGCACCACAGACATTTCCAACAGCTGGGTGGAAGAATGTATGTTGATCGCCAACAACTGCTGCGCCAAGGAATTGAAGAAGCGCGGTCTCCAGGGCATCTACCGTATTCACGAAGCTCCGGACACCAAGGACATTATGGAACTGTACTATATGTACCCCAACCTGTTCCAGGGTTCTCCCGTCATGCTTCGCGAGCTGGGCAAGCCCCGCAGTGGCGATACCAACTTGAATCCCACCGCCTTTAAGCTGTACGAACATCTGATTAAGAAAGCGGGTGATGATGAAACCCTCACCAACCGAATTCTCCGTTCCATGCAGAAGGCTCATTACGACTCCAATAGCTTCGGCCACTTCGCCTTGAACTGGCAGGACTACAGCCACTTCACTTCACCCATCCGTCGTTATGCCGACTTGTGGTGCCATCGTGAACTGGCTCGTAAGGGCAAGGAAATTTCCGCAGAACGTAAGGAAAGCGTTATCGAAGTCTGTGACCTGATTTCCGCAAACGAAATCAAGAACATGAAGACTGAACGTATCGCCATCAAGGTCTGCAGCAGCTACATTCTGCGCAACCGTATTGGCGACAACTTCGAAGCCACCGTCAACGGCATTGAAGAATGGGGCATCTACGTTTCCATCGCAGATCCCATTGCCGAAGGCCTTGTGCGCTACCGCGATATCGCCGGCGATGACTTCTACGTATTTAACGCTGACCAGGGTCTTGCATTCGGCAAGCGCAGCGGTCGCACCTTCCGCCGTGGCGACAAGGTGATGGTCCAGTTACTCCGTGTGGATCCTCTCCGCGGCCAGGTAGACTTTAGCCTCATCGAAAAGCTTTCTCCCGAGCCCAAGAAGCAGCGCCGCACGCGCCAGGATGTGGACAACGACGCACGAAACTTCAACGAACGTATGGACCGTGCCGAAGCCGCAGAAGCTCTGGGATACGTCAGCCAGCCCGATGATGACGATTACGAACCGGCATTCACCTCCGTAGGGAACCGCGGTCGCCGTGGCCGTCGCGGATCTGACGCAGACGCACCTAGCTTTGAACGTTCTGGTCGTGACGCCCGTGGCAAATCCTCCCGCGGGGGCCGTGGATCCAGAAGTCGCGACGAAGAACCTCGCTCCTCTCGTGGCGGCAAGGTAGGCATGTCTGCAGCCGCAAGGCTTAAAAACAAGAAGCGCGGTCGTCGCTAA
- a CDS encoding T9SS type A sorting domain-containing protein — protein MKKLYRTFAVSAALLAGATSAFAGKTINVLVPSDNESWESQTPMISMDGGVTGKAMTEIPNRCGWFTYTFEGEVSDNVVFYPSNDANRDNVIGLKGNWESSSAVTAIPLASLFKAYDKETLYFVSDEDQLLDGTEEIGWYTFDPFVDGNCSDENKVAITVNKHRDVSENTTAYDICYSTFDETACGKDIEELVGSNIEYYLISNADWNTGKTTHLTSGKESVPGIDLTNPYEPKVNKKRLSIQPGRWTLLVSINGRTKKMETFRSTGGVNILATAEADVLDSNGNQLKGLHYTATTEIVAGVPTPIYISTILDDTENHAYLSIDDAVGITYFADADNPRVHLYEKIGEDEYLCVDGSSRIIGNDGVDTLYVFLDPKDLNASSNEATILLNGINELTVNFKAGQVLQKAVMGIGSMAKSAPSSKSYAIYNMQGQLIKKGMLTDGAQLTVPTSGTYMVRMGNTSKVMKFK, from the coding sequence ATGAAGAAGTTATATAGAACTTTTGCAGTTTCTGCTGCATTACTCGCTGGCGCAACAAGCGCATTTGCCGGCAAGACAATCAACGTACTCGTTCCTTCCGACAATGAAAGTTGGGAATCCCAGACACCTATGATTTCAATGGATGGAGGCGTGACCGGTAAGGCCATGACCGAAATTCCCAATAGGTGCGGCTGGTTTACCTACACTTTTGAAGGCGAAGTTTCAGACAACGTCGTTTTTTACCCCAGCAACGATGCAAATCGTGATAACGTGATCGGTCTAAAGGGGAACTGGGAATCCAGTTCCGCTGTGACCGCCATTCCCCTGGCCTCGCTCTTTAAAGCATACGATAAGGAAACCCTGTACTTCGTCTCAGACGAGGATCAGCTCCTTGATGGTACCGAAGAAATTGGCTGGTATACCTTCGATCCTTTTGTTGATGGGAACTGCAGTGACGAAAACAAAGTTGCAATCACTGTCAATAAGCATCGTGATGTATCGGAAAATACAACAGCCTATGATATTTGCTACAGCACGTTTGATGAAACCGCATGTGGCAAGGACATAGAAGAACTTGTGGGTTCCAATATTGAGTACTATCTGATATCTAACGCTGACTGGAATACAGGAAAAACAACACATCTTACTTCTGGCAAGGAAAGTGTACCCGGAATCGACTTGACCAACCCTTATGAACCTAAGGTGAACAAGAAACGACTCTCCATTCAACCCGGCAGATGGACTCTGTTAGTATCCATCAATGGTCGCACAAAAAAAATGGAAACATTCCGTTCTACAGGTGGTGTCAACATTCTGGCTACAGCAGAAGCCGACGTATTGGACTCCAACGGCAATCAGCTAAAGGGACTCCACTACACGGCCACAACGGAAATTGTCGCAGGTGTCCCCACCCCGATCTACATTTCCACAATTCTTGACGATACAGAAAATCATGCTTATCTAAGTATTGATGATGCCGTAGGAATAACCTACTTCGCCGATGCAGACAATCCTAGGGTTCATCTCTACGAAAAAATCGGAGAGGACGAATACCTCTGTGTTGATGGTTCAAGCCGAATCATTGGAAACGATGGCGTTGACACTCTGTACGTCTTCTTGGATCCGAAGGACCTGAACGCAAGCTCCAACGAAGCAACCATCCTCCTGAACGGAATTAACGAACTTACCGTCAATTTCAAGGCAGGCCAGGTTCTTCAGAAGGCTGTCATGGGAATCGGCTCCATGGCAAAGAGCGCTCCCTCCAGCAAGAGCTATGCAATCTACAACATGCAGGGCCAGCTTATCAAGAAGGGAATGCTCACCGATGGTGCACAGCTCACTGTTCCCACCAGCGGTACCTACATGGTTCGCATGGGCAATACCTCCAAGGTAATGAAATTCAAGTAA